AGCTCGCCCGAGAGGCGTGCGGCCATGGTGGTCTCGGGGCGGTTGCGCGCCGCGGTGATGAGCCAGCGGATCGCCAGAGCCTGTGCGCGCTCGGGACGGACCTCGACGGGGACCTGGTAGGTCGCACCACCGACGCGGCGCGAACGCACTTCGATCTGGGGCGAGACGTTGTTCAGGGCGTCATGGAACAGCTGGATCGGGTCCGACTTGGCGCGGGTTTCCATGGTTTCCATGGCACCGTAGACGATCGCTTCGGCGATCGACTTCTTGCC
The DNA window shown above is from Novosphingobium sp. P6W and carries:
- the rpsG gene encoding 30S ribosomal protein S7; protein product: MSRRRRPEKRIILPDPKFGDLILSKFMNNLMYDGKKSIAEAIVYGAMETMETRAKSDPIQLFHDALNNVSPQIEVRSRRVGGATYQVPVEVRPERAQALAIRWLITAARNRPETTMAARLSGELLDASNNRGNAVKKREDTHRMADANRAFSHYRW